From one Candidatus Moraniibacteriota bacterium genomic stretch:
- a CDS encoding L,D-transpeptidase, translated as MHSFIPHKDNPHILRKFFGGAVIICASFGITYFIQTYSQKLQIKAQAEQIDNEFIIQESEVEQASGTNQAAIAETLKDEKNNEALKADIIPEPVIPPPPAEGRNKNPNTKLGEAMIYTKPQILTGKYIDISLGYQNMVIFEDGKALDAFLISSGRKGFNTPIGTFKIENKYPRAWSKKYALWMPYWMAFKPAGEMGIHELPEWPGGHKEGANHLGTAVSHGCVRLGVGPAKQVYDWAEIGTPVIIHK; from the coding sequence ATGCATTCATTCATACCCCATAAAGATAATCCCCATATATTACGTAAGTTTTTTGGCGGTGCAGTCATAATATGTGCTTCTTTTGGCATAACATATTTTATCCAAACTTACTCACAAAAACTGCAAATAAAAGCGCAAGCTGAGCAAATAGATAATGAATTTATTATTCAAGAAAGTGAAGTCGAACAGGCTAGCGGGACAAATCAAGCTGCAATAGCAGAAACATTGAAGGATGAAAAGAATAATGAGGCATTGAAAGCTGATATTATTCCAGAGCCTGTTATCCCACCACCTCCAGCTGAAGGACGCAATAAAAATCCAAATACCAAATTGGGTGAGGCTATGATTTATACAAAGCCCCAGATATTAACAGGGAAATATATTGATATAAGTTTAGGATATCAAAACATGGTTATCTTTGAAGATGGAAAGGCTTTAGACGCATTTTTAATTTCTTCCGGCAGAAAAGGATTTAATACCCCAATAGGAACATTCAAAATCGAAAATAAATATCCCAGAGCCTGGTCAAAAAAATACGCACTCTGGATGCCTTATTGGATGGCTTTTAAACCGGCAGGGGAAATGGGGATACATGAATTACCTGAATGGCCGGGAGGCCACAAAGAAGGGGCTAATCATCTAGGGACAGCTGTTTCTCATGGATGTGTCCGTCTTGGTGTTGGCCCAGCCAAACAAGTCTATGATTGGGCAGAAATTGGAACGCCAGTCATTATTCATAAGTAA
- a CDS encoding ribonuclease HII produces the protein MEKSTFLLEKEFIEKGHSFVIGVDEAGRGPLCGPVLAAAVTLKKQELGIRNQEDGMWDLVRDSKKLSEKQREKVFDFIYENFHVGIGLCDHKTIDRINILEASFLAMKKAVADLVRNKSKVESLKSEADGKIVILVDGNKKIPNFSIDQKAVIGGDSIVKSISAASIIAKVTRDRMMVEMHEKYPQYGFDKHKGYGTKMHMEALSKYGPCEIHRQSFAPVKKVLK, from the coding sequence ATGGAAAAATCTACATTTTTGTTAGAAAAGGAATTTATAGAAAAAGGACACAGTTTTGTAATTGGTGTGGATGAAGCTGGCCGGGGACCTCTTTGCGGGCCGGTTTTGGCTGCTGCAGTAACACTTAAAAAACAAGAATTAGGAATAAGAAATCAGGAAGATGGTATGTGGGATTTGGTAAGAGATTCTAAGAAGCTTTCTGAAAAACAAAGGGAAAAGGTTTTTGATTTTATTTATGAAAATTTTCATGTTGGCATCGGACTTTGCGACCATAAAACAATTGATCGTATAAACATATTAGAGGCTAGTTTTTTAGCGATGAAAAAAGCAGTTGCTGACTTAGTCCGCAACAAGTCTAAGGTTGAAAGTCTAAAATCTGAAGCTGATGGAAAAATAGTTATTCTGGTTGATGGAAATAAAAAGATACCTAATTTTAGTATTGATCAAAAGGCCGTTATAGGTGGAGATAGTATCGTAAAATCAATTTCTGCAGCATCCATAATTGCAAAAGTTACCAGAGACAGGATGATGGTAGAAATGCATGAGAAATATCCACAATATGGTTTTGATAAGCATAAGGGCTATGGCACGAAGATGCACATGGAGGCACTTTCTAAATACGGACCATGTGAAATCCACCGCCAAAGTTTTGCGCCAGTAAAAAAAGTTTTAAAATAA
- a CDS encoding 50S ribosomal protein L25, which yields MNKVITLKAKIREITGKKVKKLREESLIPAVLYGHETKPQNILVNYLDFGRVYEKAGENALVELEIGGKKTNVLVHDTQKDPMSGNFSHVDFFQVNMKEEVETEIPLEFIGESPAVKELGGILVKSLDEITVKCLPADLPEKYEVDISKLITFDDVIAVKDLKVSDKIEILIDNETIIASVQEPRTLEELESLEAKVEEDVSKVEGVVKETPSEATAGEPENKEK from the coding sequence ATGAACAAAGTAATCACATTGAAAGCTAAAATACGTGAAATTACAGGTAAAAAAGTGAAAAAATTACGTGAGGAAAGTTTAATTCCTGCTGTTTTATACGGCCATGAGACTAAGCCTCAAAATATTCTAGTAAATTATCTTGATTTTGGTAGGGTATATGAAAAAGCCGGAGAGAATGCTCTTGTAGAACTCGAAATAGGCGGTAAAAAAACAAATGTTCTCGTCCATGATACTCAAAAAGATCCCATGAGCGGAAATTTTTCCCATGTGGATTTTTTCCAAGTAAACATGAAAGAAGAAGTTGAAACGGAAATTCCTTTGGAATTTATAGGCGAATCTCCCGCGGTTAAAGAGCTTGGAGGAATATTGGTTAAAAGCCTGGATGAAATTACGGTCAAATGTTTGCCGGCTGATTTACCTGAAAAATATGAAGTTGATATTTCAAAGCTGATTACCTTTGATGATGTTATTGCAGTTAAAGATCTGAAAGTTTCCGATAAAATTGAAATTTTAATTGATAATGAAACAATCATTGCTTCCGTACAGGAACCGAGAACACTGGAGGAATTGGAAAGCCTTGAGGCTAAGGTTGAAGAGGATGTTTCTAAAGTCGAAGGAGTTGTGAAAGAGACACCAAGCGAAGCTACAGCCGGAGAACCAGAAAATAAGGAGAAATAA
- a CDS encoding RNA-binding protein, whose translation MAKKLYVGGLPYSTSEDQLKDLFAQAGSVESSIIIMDKMTGRSKGFGFVEMSSDEEASKAIEMFDKKEYEGRTLTVNEARPMEARPPRRDFNGGGNRY comes from the coding sequence ATGGCAAAGAAGCTATATGTCGGCGGACTTCCTTATTCAACTTCGGAAGATCAGCTGAAAGACCTTTTTGCTCAAGCAGGATCTGTTGAATCATCTATTATTATAATGGACAAGATGACAGGCCGTTCAAAAGGTTTCGGATTTGTTGAAATGTCTTCTGATGAAGAGGCATCAAAAGCAATTGAAATGTTTGATAAAAAAGAGTACGAAGGACGCACACTGACTGTAAATGAAGCTCGCCCAATGGAAGCTCGTCCACCAAGACGTGATTTCAACGGAGGAGGAAACAGATACTAG